TATATGGACCAGGTGCGCGGCGTCGGCGCCGACATCATCCTGGGCAATACCTATCATCTGATGCTGCGCCCCGGCGCCGAGCGCGTGGCGCGGCTTGGTGGGTTGCATGAATTCGCCCGCTGGCCGCAGCCGATCCTGACCGACAGTGGCGGTTTTCAGGTCATGTCGCTGTCGAAGCTCAGAAAATTGACCGAGAAGGGCGTCACCTTTCGCTCGCACATTGACGGCGCTGCCTACGAGATGTCGCCGGAGCGCTCGATCGAGATCCAGGGCCTGCTCGATTCCGACATCCAGATGCAGCTCGACGAATGCACAGCGCTGCCGGCCGACCTCAAGCAGATCGAGCGCGCGATGGAGCTGTCGCTGCGCTGGGCCGAGCGCTGCAAGACAGCGTTCGGCGATCAGCCCGGCAAGGCGATGTTCGGCATCGTCCAGGGTGGCGACAACGCAGCTCTCAGGGTGCGTTCGGCGCAGGCGCTGAGCGCGATGGAGCTGAAGGGCTATGCGGTCGGCGGCCTGGCCGTCGGCGAACCGCAAGCGGTGATGCTGGATATGCTGGAGATCACCTGTCCGGAATTGCCTGACAACAAGCCTCGATATCTCATGGGCGTCGGCACGCCGGACGACATCGTGAAATCGGTGGCGCGCGGCATCGACATGTTCGACTGCGTGATGCCGACCCGCGCCGGCCGCCATGGCCTGGCCTATACCAGGCGCGGCAAGGTCAATCTCAGGAATGCCCGCCATGCGGACGATCCGCGGCCGCTGGACGAGGAGAGTGACTGCCCGGCGGCACGCGACTATTCACGCGCCTATCTGCATCATCTCGTGCGCTCGCAGGAGGCGCTGGGCGCGATGCTTCTGACGTGGAACAACCTGTCTTACTATCAGAAGCTGATGCAGGACGTTCGCGCCGCGATCGAGGCAAAGGCCTTCGAGGCGCGCACATCAGACATTTCAGAGGGATGGGCGAGGGGCGATATTCCGGTGCTATAAGCACATCTAGGTGCTGAGCGAATTCGCTGCGCGCAAGCTGCAGCCGGTGATTTGAAAGCTGCCGTCGGGCTGCTGTTCCAGCGTGTAGACCGCCTCATAGTCCTTGCCGTCGGGCCCAACGATCAGCACTTGCTGGATTAGCGAAGTTGGCCCCATCTGCTCGACCTTGCCGAAGGAATAGCTCTGCGGCTGGCGCACCGGCGGATAGCCGTTGGTCACCATGTTCATGAAGGTGTCGACGGTCGGAAAGATGCGCTTCACATTTGGAGCGGCGAAACTGTACGCCTTGGCGCCATCATTGGCGATGAGCGCCTTCAACTGACCATCGATGACGGCCTGGCCGGCCTTGACTTCGGCGTCGCCGGCAAGGGCTGCCGACACGAACAACGCGAACAGCAATGAAACAACTGCGAATGCGGTGCGGCGCATGGCCTGTCTCCATTGTCCCCCAACAAAACCTGTCCCGGGACGCATCATACCATACGCTTTGCGGAGCCTCACGGTTTCAGCAACCGCAATATTCGCCACGCAAGTGCCGCATGATCATGCTTAAGCCTCCTTTAACGCGGGGCGCGCATCGTAGGGACGGGTGGGGACCCGTTCGCGCAACCAGGGGACGACCATGTTCAAGCAGCCGATCGACCGGCGCCTTTTGCTGAAGGGCGCGGCAAGCCTCGCAGTTTTGGCCCCCTTGCCCGCCTGGGCAAGCACTGGGCCGACCGTCACGGAAGTCGCCTTTGATCCCGCCATTCCAGCGCTCGGCAACCCCGATGGCGACGTCACCATCGCCGAATTCGTCGACTATCAGTGCCCGATCTGCAAGCTCGTCTTCGTCGAACTGAAGAAGTTGATGGAAGAGGACAGCGGCGTTCGGCTTGTGATGAAGGACTGGCCGATCTTCGGCGACGTGTCGCGCGACGCGGCGCGGGTGACGCTGCTGAGCGGCGAACACTATGGCGCGGCGGTCGATGCGCTGATGACCAACCAGCGCGGCCTTTCGGAACGCCGCACCAACGACATCCTTTCTTCCGTCGGTGTCGATGTGGCGATGGTGCGTGCCGACCTCGCCATCCGTGAACCCGATATCGACGCTGCCCTTGTCCGCACCGAAGTCCAGGCGACGGCGTTCAAGCTGCGCGGCACGCCAGCCCTGGTCATCGGCGGCAACTTGTATCGGCGCGGCATGCCGGTGTCCGAACTGAGACAAGCCGTCGCCAAGGCGCGCTCGGCCTGATGCTTGAAAGCCGGGCGGCAGTCTGCCACAAGGGCCGCTTGTGTGCTGAAGCTTGATCGGGACCGGCAATGAAGACGTTTTTCATGCAGATAAAGTGCGATCTGGGCAAGTCCTATGAGGTCGCCAGCGCGCTCGCCGATGCCGAAATCGCCTCGGAAATCTACTCGACCGCCGGCAATTACGACCTGCTTGCCAAATTCTACGTCGACGACGAGGAAGATGTCGGCCACTTCGTCAACGAGAAGGTGCAGATTATTCCCGGAATCAAGGACACCTTCACGGTCGTCACTTTCCGCGCATTCTAAAGCAATTCCAGGAAAAGTGTGAAGCGGTTTTCCGTCCGGAATTGCGGCAAAGCAAAAAGCCATGGCAGGTCGCCGTTTCCATGAAACGGTGAACTGCTATGGCCGCATCAGGCACTTGCCCGGCGACAAGGCAGAGCCTGATTAAGGTCCTGTTCCGACTGCCCGAATTTTGGGCAGTCGGAACATACTGATCGCCGATATCCTCCAAATCACCGATTGCGCTTGATTTTCTCCCGCGACGCCAGTGAAATGGCGTCACAGGGGAGTATGCGATTGGCAGCGTTCGATGAAATGCTTCCGGAAGTTTCCGGGCTTAGACAACCGTATACGGCTTACGACCGCTGGCTGAAGGAGCAGGACCCGGCCAGGCTTACCGAAAAGATGCAGGACGCCGAGCGCGTCTTCCGCAAGACCGGCATTACCTTCGCCGTCTATGGCGAGCAGGAAGCCTCCGAGCGGCTGATCCCCTTCGACATCGTGCCGCGCATCATCTCCGGCAATGAATGGCGAAGGCTGACGCAAGGCATCGAGCAGCGCGTGCAGGCGCTGAACGCTTTCCTCGACGACATTTACCACCGCCAGGAAATCCTGCGCGCCGGCCGCGTGCCGAGGGAGCTGATCGCCAGGAACGAGGCGTTCCTGCCGGAAATGATCGGAGTGCGGCCACCGGCCGGCGTCTACACCCACATTATCGGCGTCGATATCGTCCGCATCTCGGAGAACGAGTTCTACGTGCTGGAGGACAATGCGCGCACGCCGTCGGGGGTCTCCTACATGCTGGAGAACCGCGAGACGATGATGCAGCTCTTTCCCGAGCTGTTCCAGCAGATCAAGGTGCGGCCGGTGGAGAATTATCCGCAATTGCTGCGCCAGTCGCTGGCGGCAGTGCGGCCGCAAAGCACCAAGGGCGCACCGACCATTGCCGTGCTGACGCCGGGCAGCTTCAACTCCGCCTATTTCGAACATGCCTTCCTCGCCGACCAGATGGGCGTGCAACTGGTCGAAGGCCAGGATCTGCGCGTTGTAGACGGCCACGTCGCCATGCGCACGACCGAAGGCTACAAGCAGATCGACGTGCTTTACCGGCGCGTCGACGATTCCTTCCTCGATCCGCTGACCTTCCGGCCGGACTCGGCCCTTGGCGTGCCCGGCATCATGGACGTCTACCGCGCCGGCAACATCACCATCGCCAACGCGCCGGGAACCGGCATCGCCGACGACAAGGCGATTTATTCCTACATGCCCGACATCGTCGAGTTCTACACCGGCCGCAAAGCCATCCTCGGCAACATCCCGACCTGGCGCTGCTCGGAGCCCGACAGCCTGAAATACGTGCTCGAACACATCCATGAGCTGGTCATCAAGGAAGTGCACGGCTCCGGCGGCTACGGCATGCTGGTCGGCCCGGCTGCGACCAAGAAGGAATGCCAGGATTTCGCCAAGAAGCTGCAGGCGAAGCCCTCCAACTACATCGCCCAGCCGACGCTGGCGCTGTCGACTTGCCCGATCCTGACAGAAAAAGGCCTGTCGCCGCGCCATGTCGATCTCAGGCCCTATGTTCTGGTCTCCGACCGAATCCAGATCGTTCCCGGCGGCTTGACGCGGGTGGCGCTGAAGGAGGGGTCGTTGGTCGTGAATTCCTCGCAAGGCGGCGGCACGAAGGATACGTGGGTGTTGGACGATTAGGTAGGGAATAGGGCAGTAGGCAGTAGGCAGTAGGCAGTAGGCAGTAGGCAGTAGGCAGTAGGCAGTAGAGGGACAAGAAATGCCATATTCCACAGAGATTCAAATGCTTACTAATCCCTACTCACTATTCCCTACTCACTAGCCCGAAGGCCACTTCACATGCTTCTCGGCCGCACCGCCAACGGGCTCTACTGGATGAACCGCTATATCGAGCGGGCGGAAAACATGGCGCGTCTGGTCGATGCCGGCCTTCGCATGGCGCTGACCCGCACCCAGAGCGCGTCGGAAGAGTGGAATTCGGTGCTGCTCAGCGCCGGCTCCGACGTCACCTTCACGCAGAAATACAAGGACTATACCGCCGCCAACGTCGCCGACTTCCTGCTGCGCGACACCTCGAACCCGTCGAGCACGATGTCGGCGATCGAGACCGCTCGCAACAATGCCCGCATGGTGCGCACCGCGCTGACGCGCGAGACCTGGGAGAGCATCAACGAAGCCTGGATGGCGCTGAAGCGCATGCTGGCAAAGCCGATCGACGAGCGCGACCTGCCGAGTGTGCTCGACGCCATCAAGCGCGAGACGGCGCTGATCCGGGGCTCGTTCTATGGCACCATGCTGCGCAACGAAATCTTCGACTTCTCGCAGCTCGGCACCTATGTCGAGCGGGCCGACAACACGGCACGCATCCTCGACGTGAAATACTACGTGCTGCTGCCGTCGATCTCCTGGGTCGGCTCGAGCCTCGACAACTACCAATGGGAATCGATCCTGCGCTCGGTGTCGGCGCACCGTTCCTATCGCTGGGTCTATGAGGCCGACTACAAACCAACCAACATTGCCGACTATCTGATCCTCAATGTGCGCATGCCGCGCTCGCTGACCTTCTGTTATCGTTTTCTCGCCGAGCATCTGAAGTTCCTCGGCGACGATTATGGCGACCGTCATGCCTGCCACGCCACCGTCGACAGGACACAGGCGATGCTGCAGGCAGGGTCGATCAAGGACATATTCGACACCGGCCTGCACGAATTCCTGGCCAGGTTCATTCAAGACAACACCAAGCTTGGCGAAGAGATCGCACAAGATTACCGGTTCAATTGAGCATGATCGCGAACCGGAGGGCCGCGCTAGCGACAAGTGAGACCCGGTTTTCGGATAAGATCATGCTTACAAACGGAAAATAGGCATGCGGCTCAAGATCACCCACCGTACCGAATACCGCTACGACGCGCCGGTGCACTATCTGTTGCAGCGGCTACGCCTGTTACCGGTCAGTGGCCCGACGCAGACCGTGCTGTCCTGGGCGCTGAAGATCGAGGGCGCGCGCGAGGAAGTCCGCTTTAACGACCATTTCGGCAACGATAACAGGCTGTTGAGCGTCGAGGGTGAGCGCGACTTCATCACCGTCGAGGCCTCCGGCGAGGTTGTCACGCGCGACACAGCGGGCGTCTCGGGTCCGCATCACGGCTTTGCGCCGCTGTGGCTGTTCAGCCAGGAGACAGCTTTGACCATCCCCGGCGAGGGC
This region of Mesorhizobium sp. C432A genomic DNA includes:
- a CDS encoding circularly permuted type 2 ATP-grasp protein codes for the protein MAAFDEMLPEVSGLRQPYTAYDRWLKEQDPARLTEKMQDAERVFRKTGITFAVYGEQEASERLIPFDIVPRIISGNEWRRLTQGIEQRVQALNAFLDDIYHRQEILRAGRVPRELIARNEAFLPEMIGVRPPAGVYTHIIGVDIVRISENEFYVLEDNARTPSGVSYMLENRETMMQLFPELFQQIKVRPVENYPQLLRQSLAAVRPQSTKGAPTIAVLTPGSFNSAYFEHAFLADQMGVQLVEGQDLRVVDGHVAMRTTEGYKQIDVLYRRVDDSFLDPLTFRPDSALGVPGIMDVYRAGNITIANAPGTGIADDKAIYSYMPDIVEFYTGRKAILGNIPTWRCSEPDSLKYVLEHIHELVIKEVHGSGGYGMLVGPAATKKECQDFAKKLQAKPSNYIAQPTLALSTCPILTEKGLSPRHVDLRPYVLVSDRIQIVPGGLTRVALKEGSLVVNSSQGGGTKDTWVLDD
- a CDS encoding DsbA family protein, whose product is MFKQPIDRRLLLKGAASLAVLAPLPAWASTGPTVTEVAFDPAIPALGNPDGDVTIAEFVDYQCPICKLVFVELKKLMEEDSGVRLVMKDWPIFGDVSRDAARVTLLSGEHYGAAVDALMTNQRGLSERRTNDILSSVGVDVAMVRADLAIREPDIDAALVRTEVQATAFKLRGTPALVIGGNLYRRGMPVSELRQAVAKARSA
- a CDS encoding DUF4864 domain-containing protein, yielding MRRTAFAVVSLLFALFVSAALAGDAEVKAGQAVIDGQLKALIANDGAKAYSFAAPNVKRIFPTVDTFMNMVTNGYPPVRQPQSYSFGKVEQMGPTSLIQQVLIVGPDGKDYEAVYTLEQQPDGSFQITGCSLRAANSLST
- a CDS encoding Lrp/AsnC family transcriptional regulator, with the protein product MKTFFMQIKCDLGKSYEVASALADAEIASEIYSTAGNYDLLAKFYVDDEEDVGHFVNEKVQIIPGIKDTFTVVTFRAF
- a CDS encoding alpha-E domain-containing protein, whose product is MLLGRTANGLYWMNRYIERAENMARLVDAGLRMALTRTQSASEEWNSVLLSAGSDVTFTQKYKDYTAANVADFLLRDTSNPSSTMSAIETARNNARMVRTALTRETWESINEAWMALKRMLAKPIDERDLPSVLDAIKRETALIRGSFYGTMLRNEIFDFSQLGTYVERADNTARILDVKYYVLLPSISWVGSSLDNYQWESILRSVSAHRSYRWVYEADYKPTNIADYLILNVRMPRSLTFCYRFLAEHLKFLGDDYGDRHACHATVDRTQAMLQAGSIKDIFDTGLHEFLARFIQDNTKLGEEIAQDYRFN
- the tgt gene encoding tRNA guanosine(34) transglycosylase Tgt; translated protein: MAETFTFKILATDGKARRGSITMPRGEIRTPAFMPVGTGGTVKAMYMDQVRGVGADIILGNTYHLMLRPGAERVARLGGLHEFARWPQPILTDSGGFQVMSLSKLRKLTEKGVTFRSHIDGAAYEMSPERSIEIQGLLDSDIQMQLDECTALPADLKQIERAMELSLRWAERCKTAFGDQPGKAMFGIVQGGDNAALRVRSAQALSAMELKGYAVGGLAVGEPQAVMLDMLEITCPELPDNKPRYLMGVGTPDDIVKSVARGIDMFDCVMPTRAGRHGLAYTRRGKVNLRNARHADDPRPLDEESDCPAARDYSRAYLHHLVRSQEALGAMLLTWNNLSYYQKLMQDVRAAIEAKAFEARTSDISEGWARGDIPVL